One window of Dehalobacterium formicoaceticum genomic DNA carries:
- a CDS encoding proton-conducting transporter membrane subunit, protein MFSLQPDNLFFANILLYIAAALLSLLLRKRHKRCNIIANLLCIAGATLGIFASLNYLLSDRGMLTLIHFSTSIPLIDLDLVIDDLASFFILGLSVLVLAVSLYSLGYNAHYYGKRNVGLFNFLYATFILSMFLVMTAGNTVFFFIAWEVMSLLSYFLVVFESEKEENQKAGTLYIIMTHIGATFLLIAFMIIFSFTGSFDIFGSSAVIPETAKNIIFILLLIGFGTKAGVIPLHIWLPYAHPAASSNVSALMSGIMIKTAIYGLIRFDLIYLGIQHTWWGVLILCIGVISAVLGVAYSLMEDNVKRLLAFSSIENIGIIFIGLGVSFIAFAQHNVFLGGLALTAALFHTFNHTLFKGGLFLGAGAIQYATHTKNMEELGGLIKKMPVTSIFVLCFALAISAIVPFNGFVSEWLTYQSLFANIDLDSAGGINMLYILTAAALALCGALAAVCFVKLFGISFLGRSRSTVAANAEEVPTSMLAGMGFLAALCLILGIFPMFFLGIADKIGRVFTGVSVTEQLQGGWLVAYLPLNVGGNSISPSFLLLALALLVLLGLMMVRIIGGKYRERKYNTWDCGFKEINARMQYSSTGFSKPLRIVFRILYRPGRELKTEKGASPYFPLTQNYRVTTEPIFEKHLYNPLILIISKFSIKTKLSIQTGSIHLYLFYILVAILVLLLYNHLV, encoded by the coding sequence GTGTTTAGCTTGCAACCGGATAATTTGTTTTTTGCAAATATTTTACTATATATTGCTGCTGCTTTGCTTTCCCTTTTATTAAGGAAGCGTCATAAAAGATGTAATATCATCGCTAACCTTCTTTGTATCGCAGGGGCAACTCTGGGGATCTTCGCATCATTAAACTATCTCTTATCAGACAGAGGGATGCTCACGCTAATTCATTTTAGCACGTCCATCCCCCTTATTGACCTGGATCTGGTTATCGACGATCTAGCGAGCTTCTTTATTCTGGGTTTATCTGTTTTGGTACTTGCCGTATCCCTCTATTCCTTAGGATATAATGCCCACTACTACGGGAAAAGGAATGTAGGGCTTTTTAATTTTCTCTATGCCACTTTTATTTTATCCATGTTTTTGGTCATGACTGCCGGAAATACTGTTTTTTTCTTTATAGCTTGGGAAGTGATGTCCCTCCTTTCTTACTTTTTAGTGGTTTTTGAATCGGAGAAGGAAGAAAATCAAAAAGCAGGCACCCTGTACATTATCATGACCCATATCGGGGCCACCTTTTTATTAATCGCCTTTATGATCATCTTTAGCTTCACCGGTTCCTTTGATATTTTCGGAAGTTCTGCTGTCATACCTGAGACAGCAAAAAATATAATCTTTATCCTGCTCCTCATTGGCTTCGGCACCAAGGCCGGGGTGATTCCCCTGCATATTTGGCTGCCCTATGCTCACCCGGCAGCTTCCAGTAACGTGTCCGCTTTGATGTCGGGTATCATGATTAAGACAGCCATTTATGGATTGATCCGGTTTGACCTGATTTATTTAGGCATCCAGCATACCTGGTGGGGTGTATTGATTCTCTGTATAGGCGTGATCTCAGCAGTGTTAGGAGTCGCATACTCCCTTATGGAAGACAACGTAAAAAGACTTCTTGCCTTTTCCAGCATAGAAAATATCGGTATTATTTTCATTGGCCTGGGGGTTAGTTTTATCGCATTCGCCCAGCATAATGTATTTCTCGGCGGTTTGGCTCTCACAGCAGCCCTTTTTCATACCTTTAATCACACCTTGTTTAAGGGCGGTCTTTTCCTTGGCGCCGGTGCTATTCAATACGCAACCCACACCAAGAATATGGAGGAATTAGGCGGCTTAATTAAAAAGATGCCGGTGACATCGATATTTGTTTTGTGTTTCGCTCTCGCCATATCGGCCATCGTGCCTTTTAACGGCTTTGTCAGCGAATGGCTAACTTATCAGTCTCTTTTTGCTAATATTGATTTGGATAGTGCCGGTGGCATCAATATGTTATATATCCTCACCGCGGCTGCTCTGGCTTTATGTGGTGCATTAGCAGCTGTGTGTTTTGTTAAACTCTTCGGTATCTCTTTCTTGGGCCGATCCCGCAGCACGGTGGCCGCAAATGCAGAGGAGGTTCCCACTTCTATGCTCGCAGGTATGGGGTTTCTCGCTGCTCTTTGTCTGATCTTGGGTATTTTCCCCATGTTTTTCCTGGGTATCGCGGACAAGATCGGCCGGGTTTTCACCGGTGTATCTGTGACGGAACAGCTCCAGGGAGGATGGCTTGTGGCTTACCTACCCTTGAATGTAGGCGGTAACAGCATCTCCCCCAGCTTTTTGCTACTTGCTTTAGCCTTGCTTGTCCTTTTGGGCCTGATGATGGTCAGAATTATCGGCGGAAAATACCGGGAAAGGAAATATAATACCTGGGATTGTGGCTTCAAGGAAATAAATGCCAGGATGCAATACAGCTCCACTGGTTTTTCCAAACCGCTGCGCATTGTTTTTAGAATTTTATACCGCCCTGGGCGAGAACTGAAAACGGAAAAAGGTGCTTCTCCCTATTTTCCCCTGACCCAAAATTACCGGGTTACTACCGAACCCATTTTTGAGAAACATTTGTATAATCCCCTGATCCTGATCATAAGCAAGTTTTCCATTAAAACAAAGCTCTCGATTCAGACGGGTAGCATCCATTTATACCTTTTTTATATTCTCGTCGCAATCCTGGTCTTGTTACTATATAATCACCTCGTTTAA
- a CDS encoding stalk domain-containing protein: MKHTLKTGLLVIMIMLIMSGVAVTQVSAQGRDVQVKINRFSEWGEIVQNSIEFEHQEKPRLEQGRVLIPLRKISESLGFTVTYDHKSKKIDLADHTGKKMSLTISDKTAMVNNKPVKMDVPAKVVNQLTFVPLRFVSENFDQVVKWDPSTRTVLIDNFTATRGDGRHEGTVPPCFRVFQNH; the protein is encoded by the coding sequence ATGAAACATACACTGAAGACTGGGCTACTTGTGATCATGATCATGCTGATCATGTCCGGCGTTGCCGTGACACAAGTGAGCGCCCAGGGCAGGGATGTCCAGGTTAAGATCAATCGTTTTAGTGAATGGGGGGAAATTGTCCAGAACAGCATCGAGTTTGAGCATCAAGAAAAACCCAGGCTGGAGCAGGGAAGGGTACTCATTCCTCTAAGAAAAATTTCTGAGTCCTTAGGATTTACCGTGACCTATGATCACAAATCAAAGAAAATTGATTTGGCTGACCACACCGGAAAAAAGATGTCCTTAACCATATCCGATAAAACCGCGATGGTCAACAATAAACCCGTGAAGATGGATGTGCCTGCCAAGGTAGTTAACCAGCTTACCTTTGTTCCTCTCCGGTTTGTCAGTGAGAATTTTGATCAGGTGGTAAAGTGGGATCCGTCAACCCGTACAGTACTCATCGATAATTTCACGGCGACACGAGGGGACGGGCGACACGAGGGGACTGTCCCTCCGTGTTTTCGTGTTTTCCAAAACCATTGA
- a CDS encoding MFS transporter, with protein sequence MEPTKVKPKLWNRNYVIILFMTFFCYFAEYINITAIPLFTVSIGGDESTVGIFLTVVSITALFFRPYLGYVMDKKSRKRILVLGTVCMSIAALSFSLVNLIPLIMTLAIFQGIAVSSITTAGPTVVTDVTARGRLAEGISLYSNALNLSIAFGPMVALGVINRFGYVITFRTSFAISLLAIILAIMLNYEQKQAFPHGSSASRSEGFNIKTIFDRTAIKPALYQFFMAFCAALIWSFIPLYGMSRGIENIGMFFPVYAGATIVVSLFTGKLVQRFGVGKVFIPGLIMQLFAFISLAYAQSLPLILLGGFLYGLGSASGFAIISFIGMDLAPAHRRGAANATLFAAMDVGVASGSVLMGIITAQFGFTVTFFVAAVMIGLDIIVFLLTQSTRPAKVLHDSSV encoded by the coding sequence ATGGAACCTACGAAGGTAAAACCCAAACTTTGGAATAGGAATTATGTGATTATTCTTTTCATGACATTTTTTTGTTACTTTGCCGAGTATATTAACATCACTGCCATACCCCTTTTTACAGTAAGCATCGGGGGCGATGAGTCTACAGTCGGTATTTTTTTGACCGTCGTCAGCATCACCGCCCTCTTTTTTCGCCCCTATCTGGGATATGTGATGGATAAAAAAAGCAGAAAACGAATTTTGGTCCTGGGAACGGTTTGTATGTCCATAGCCGCCTTATCTTTTTCCTTGGTAAATTTGATTCCCCTGATCATGACGCTGGCTATTTTTCAGGGGATCGCTGTGAGTTCCATAACGACAGCAGGCCCCACTGTGGTCACTGATGTCACAGCTCGGGGCAGACTTGCCGAGGGTATCAGCTTATACAGTAATGCCCTAAACTTATCCATCGCCTTTGGACCGATGGTCGCCTTAGGGGTAATCAATAGATTTGGCTATGTCATTACTTTTCGAACTTCTTTCGCCATCAGCCTACTCGCTATAATCCTGGCGATTATGCTTAACTATGAGCAAAAACAAGCTTTCCCACATGGTTCTTCGGCTTCAAGGTCTGAGGGATTTAATATCAAAACTATTTTTGATAGAACCGCCATTAAGCCCGCACTGTATCAGTTTTTTATGGCTTTTTGTGCCGCGCTGATCTGGAGCTTCATTCCTTTATATGGTATGTCGAGAGGCATTGAAAATATTGGAATGTTTTTCCCTGTTTATGCCGGGGCCACCATTGTTGTATCACTTTTTACCGGAAAGCTGGTGCAGCGTTTTGGCGTCGGGAAAGTTTTTATCCCAGGATTAATTATGCAGCTGTTCGCATTTATTTCTTTAGCTTACGCCCAGTCTCTTCCTTTGATTCTGCTTGGTGGGTTTCTTTATGGTCTGGGCTCGGCCTCGGGATTTGCTATTATCAGCTTTATCGGTATGGATCTAGCCCCGGCCCATCGCCGCGGTGCCGCTAATGCTACCTTGTTTGCCGCCATGGACGTAGGAGTTGCCTCAGGATCAGTACTAATGGGGATTATTACTGCCCAATTCGGGTTTACGGTCACGTTCTTCGTTGCGGCAGTCATGATTGGTCTGGATATTATCGTTTTTCTCCTGACCCAATCTACCCGGCCTGCGAAAGTACTTCACGATAGCAGCGTTTAA
- a CDS encoding SLC13 family permease, which produces MKAAEQSELLAPKTGFSALSKGDLIKWIVTFLVPLIIWLIPMPFDDNIKMFIVITAWGVTSWIVTVIPVAVTGALLPSMYLFFGVTGAEVAYGAWTNTVIWLTVAVILIGLAADKSKVSLRLAYKILLKLDCSLRGLIWSFSIAGIFLAFIITDNMARCIVFLTIAIGVCQALGIKAKSKEATALCLAGFFAMSGPSIGTLTAGNGLYFNSVFREVAGYDITYFQWMLHNFIPALAWTFFGVISIIKVLKIGKEKTYDAKSELQRCYNELGPVKRREVFVFVYLLMVVVTVILSGTYGFDPMLVVAMFLFLMFLPGIDILSVDDFDKADFKILFVMTGAISIGNVAGSVGLIDVLVEYVTPLLTGSPVRMVFGSYIFSTLANFILTPLAIVFTFTELFTEMAIAAGVNPLPVIYALNLGSDVYVFPYEYAILLIAYSFGYMNYTDTVKVLLARTILSVLVMAVFMIPLWFLMGLL; this is translated from the coding sequence ATGAAAGCAGCAGAACAAAGTGAACTATTAGCACCAAAAACGGGGTTTTCTGCGCTTAGTAAAGGGGATCTGATAAAATGGATCGTCACCTTTTTAGTGCCCTTGATTATCTGGCTGATCCCGATGCCTTTTGATGATAATATTAAAATGTTCATTGTTATTACAGCTTGGGGTGTTACTTCGTGGATTGTCACTGTCATTCCTGTTGCCGTTACAGGAGCTTTATTGCCAAGTATGTATTTATTCTTTGGCGTAACAGGAGCTGAGGTTGCCTATGGAGCATGGACGAATACGGTAATCTGGCTGACTGTAGCCGTAATCCTCATCGGTTTAGCTGCAGATAAAAGTAAAGTAAGTTTACGCTTGGCCTATAAAATTCTCTTAAAACTGGATTGCAGTTTGCGGGGATTAATTTGGAGTTTTTCTATCGCCGGTATTTTTCTGGCTTTTATCATCACCGATAATATGGCTCGATGTATTGTCTTTCTAACTATCGCCATTGGTGTCTGTCAAGCACTGGGCATTAAAGCAAAAAGCAAAGAGGCTACCGCTTTATGTCTAGCAGGATTCTTTGCCATGTCCGGTCCCTCTATCGGAACACTTACGGCAGGTAATGGATTGTACTTTAACTCCGTCTTTAGGGAAGTTGCCGGTTATGATATCACTTATTTCCAATGGATGTTACACAATTTTATTCCCGCTCTTGCTTGGACCTTCTTTGGTGTCATTAGTATCATCAAAGTGCTGAAAATCGGCAAGGAAAAAACCTATGACGCCAAGAGCGAACTTCAAAGGTGCTATAACGAATTAGGTCCGGTGAAACGCAGAGAAGTATTTGTCTTTGTCTATTTGTTGATGGTGGTTGTGACAGTTATTCTCTCCGGCACCTATGGTTTTGATCCCATGTTAGTAGTAGCTATGTTTTTATTCTTGATGTTTTTGCCCGGGATAGATATTTTGAGCGTTGATGATTTTGATAAAGCAGATTTTAAAATTCTTTTTGTGATGACAGGTGCCATCAGCATTGGCAATGTTGCCGGCAGCGTGGGATTGATCGATGTATTAGTTGAGTATGTGACGCCCTTACTCACCGGTTCTCCTGTTCGGATGGTTTTTGGGTCATATATTTTCTCAACCTTGGCCAACTTTATTTTGACTCCTCTGGCCATCGTATTTACTTTTACAGAATTGTTCACCGAGATGGCAATAGCTGCCGGGGTGAATCCTTTGCCGGTAATTTATGCCTTAAATCTAGGCTCAGACGTGTATGTGTTCCCCTATGAATATGCCATATTGCTTATCGCTTATAGCTTTGGGTACATGAACTACACTGATACGGTGAAAGTCCTTTTGGCAAGAACCATATTAAGTGTTCTGGTAATGGCCGTTTTTATGATACCCTTATGGTTCCTGATGGGACTACTATAA
- a CDS encoding aryl-sulfate sulfotransferase yields the protein MRHNLEEQKHIITLQHEAEKEFLKTFRSGNYTAENPFVVVNPYLVNYLAAVLCFNTDEETTVELTVKGKAVEGDLTHTFPAAQEHVLPIYGLYHDYENTVVLKLGTGETSEVKIKTDKLDINLPHYLNTTYEYFGKDIMILSSTTPLIASSKTGGFDYAGDLRWMLTEKECWDLKKLENGRILITSFRFMQKPYYMVGIMEMDLCGKIYKEYRLPGGFHHDSVELENGNLLVASDNDFNDSVEDYIVEVDRKTGEIVKSWDLKNVLPREEGKAGDWNIHDWFHNNAVWYDKPTNSITLSGRHQDAVVNIDYDTGKLNWIIGDSEGWGEEWQKYFFKNVTKGDFDWQYEQHSARILPNGDVFIFDNGTYRSKTVENRVPPDENFSRGVIYRIDTEKMEIEQVWQYGKERGAEFYSPYICNVDYYGEGNYMIHSGGIATYRGNHTDQLGASLLNQYKDEEIHLTLESTTVELLNDEVKFELNIKGGNYYRARRVSLYDENTNLKLGKAEMLGGFGLTPEFAFKVKFKDVDEEIPEKHNLSLELEEDRLALHGTFGEGSQVFLELKGKEGSKFYLVPTEVHDVTAACVSFEEQGENDIQFYVSREGISGDYDIYLNVDNLRYDTKLSVTL from the coding sequence ATGAGGCATAATTTAGAAGAGCAAAAACACATCATTACGCTCCAGCATGAAGCTGAAAAAGAGTTCTTAAAAACCTTCAGATCAGGAAATTATACTGCGGAAAACCCCTTTGTCGTCGTAAATCCCTATCTAGTTAACTACCTTGCTGCAGTATTATGTTTTAACACGGATGAAGAAACCACGGTAGAATTAACAGTAAAAGGCAAAGCCGTTGAAGGGGATTTAACTCATACTTTTCCCGCGGCACAGGAACACGTATTACCTATTTATGGTTTATATCACGATTACGAAAATACTGTTGTCCTAAAACTAGGCACCGGCGAAACCTCAGAAGTTAAAATAAAAACGGATAAACTGGATATCAATCTACCCCACTACTTAAATACCACCTACGAATATTTTGGCAAGGATATCATGATTTTATCCTCGACAACTCCCTTAATCGCCTCTTCAAAAACCGGGGGCTTTGATTATGCCGGTGATTTAAGATGGATGTTAACAGAAAAAGAATGCTGGGATCTAAAAAAATTAGAAAATGGCCGCATCCTTATCACCTCCTTCCGTTTCATGCAAAAGCCCTATTATATGGTAGGCATTATGGAAATGGACCTATGCGGAAAAATTTACAAGGAATATAGATTGCCCGGCGGTTTTCACCATGATTCAGTAGAACTGGAAAATGGTAATTTGCTGGTCGCATCAGATAATGATTTTAATGATTCGGTAGAAGATTATATTGTCGAAGTAGATCGAAAAACCGGGGAAATTGTGAAATCATGGGATCTGAAAAATGTTTTACCCAGAGAAGAAGGAAAAGCCGGGGATTGGAATATTCATGACTGGTTCCATAACAACGCGGTCTGGTATGACAAACCGACAAATTCCATTACCTTGTCCGGCAGACATCAAGATGCGGTAGTCAACATCGATTACGATACCGGAAAATTAAACTGGATTATTGGTGACTCTGAAGGCTGGGGAGAAGAATGGCAAAAATATTTCTTCAAAAATGTCACTAAAGGTGATTTTGATTGGCAATACGAGCAACACTCGGCAAGGATTTTACCAAATGGTGATGTGTTTATTTTTGATAACGGTACCTATCGCTCGAAAACTGTCGAAAATAGAGTCCCACCGGATGAAAACTTCTCCAGAGGTGTGATTTACAGAATCGATACTGAAAAAATGGAAATCGAGCAAGTTTGGCAGTATGGTAAAGAAAGAGGAGCAGAATTTTATTCTCCATACATTTGTAACGTAGATTATTATGGTGAAGGAAATTATATGATTCACTCCGGCGGCATCGCTACTTACCGGGGAAATCACACCGACCAACTAGGGGCTTCCCTCTTAAATCAGTATAAAGATGAAGAGATCCACTTAACCCTAGAATCAACCACTGTAGAATTATTAAATGATGAGGTTAAATTTGAGCTAAATATCAAAGGCGGCAACTATTACAGGGCAAGAAGAGTTTCATTATATGATGAAAACACCAACCTAAAACTGGGAAAGGCCGAAATGCTGGGAGGATTTGGCCTAACACCGGAGTTTGCTTTTAAGGTAAAATTTAAAGACGTGGATGAAGAAATTCCCGAAAAACACAATTTATCTTTAGAGCTTGAAGAAGACAGATTAGCTCTCCATGGGACATTTGGCGAAGGTTCTCAAGTTTTTCTGGAACTAAAAGGCAAGGAAGGATCCAAGTTCTATTTAGTACCCACAGAGGTCCACGACGTTACTGCTGCCTGTGTATCCTTTGAGGAACAAGGGGAAAATGACATTCAATTCTATGTGAGCCGAGAAGGAATCAGCGGGGATTATGACATCTATCTCAATGTAGATAACCTAAGATATGATACAAAACTATCGGTCACTTTATAA
- a CDS encoding LysR family transcriptional regulator: MRLEQLYYILEVERQGSISQAAKKLYISQPSLSTSISNLEKELNTKIFYRSKNGVKLTDKGQHVVDQINVIVNEIENLTSMCAEEPGVLRGNMSISTLPALGNYILLNVFTIFKQKHPQVNLSIKEDDNSNIMKELETGEIDVGLIGLFQYETAEFFDLLQQKDLYYQELFADELCIYASKNNPLSNKKSIYLSETYDYPLIIYKNNVLDKDFVQLNLNHNNILRFNDRESMKQMVSSGNALAIFPRITSVNDLYVASGNLVPLNIIDFKIPLYMGIVFNGKGYLSNIQYEFIKILEEQLESVEQG, encoded by the coding sequence GTGCGGTTAGAACAGCTATATTATATTTTGGAGGTTGAAAGGCAAGGCTCAATCTCTCAGGCAGCCAAAAAGCTTTATATATCCCAGCCTTCACTTAGTACTTCCATAAGTAATTTAGAAAAAGAGTTAAATACCAAGATTTTCTACCGTTCTAAAAATGGGGTAAAGTTGACAGATAAGGGTCAACATGTTGTAGACCAAATTAACGTGATTGTTAATGAAATTGAGAATCTAACAAGTATGTGTGCTGAGGAACCAGGTGTTCTCAGGGGGAACATGTCCATATCTACTTTACCGGCCTTAGGCAATTATATTTTACTAAATGTATTTACCATATTTAAACAAAAACATCCCCAAGTTAATTTGTCAATTAAAGAGGATGATAATAGTAATATTATGAAGGAATTAGAAACTGGGGAGATAGATGTAGGGTTAATTGGTCTTTTCCAATATGAAACAGCGGAGTTTTTTGACTTGCTACAACAAAAAGATCTATATTATCAAGAGTTATTCGCTGATGAATTGTGCATCTATGCCAGCAAGAATAATCCTTTATCAAATAAAAAGAGCATTTATTTGAGTGAAACCTATGATTATCCGCTGATTATTTATAAGAATAATGTGTTAGATAAGGATTTTGTACAGCTAAACTTGAATCACAACAATATTTTGCGTTTTAATGATCGGGAGAGTATGAAGCAAATGGTGAGCAGTGGCAATGCCTTAGCAATTTTCCCCAGGATTACCTCTGTTAATGATCTCTATGTTGCATCAGGTAATCTTGTGCCCTTAAATATTATCGACTTTAAAATCCCTCTGTATATGGGTATTGTTTTTAATGGGAAGGGTTATTTATCTAACATTCAATATGAATTTATTAAAATATTAGAAGAGCAGCTGGAATCAGTTGAACAGGGTTGA
- a CDS encoding DUF5050 domain-containing protein, which translates to MKHTLKTGLLVNMIMLIMFGVAMTRGSAQGKDIQVKINRFSEWGEIVQNSIEFEHQEKPRLEQGRVLIPLRKISEFLGFTVSYDHKSKKIDLADHAGKKIALTISDKTAMVNNKPVKMDVPAKVVSQLTFVPLRFVSENFDQSVKWDPSTRTVLIDNFTISTPEYLFNQKTLELRKRDLSGQGKHALLGKIEMRVDWVSMDVTKTKHGNDLIVINNNTGAPHIFYNIYTIYVSEKEIIDQSEVHTLFSGQPVISADGEKVVIGDGKTARVYDDQTKMQLHEYDLLRIFQGDKDPSPMDSWEKSYVVVGFGDNYILVRDTFKMLTQMVYLDTLEIVDIYQALLSNEEQEKALQNGRPFGSGDRLTFLEEKDGKLIFNKYYEDGPYIKQKPVEFILGARVPVKSAESVRGNTTGNLNNNGLYAQGGDWIYYSNLADEGKLYKMKADGSVATKITDDTAWYINVVGDEIFYSGKDWNLTKIKTDGSGKTILDTQSYHINVVDDWIYYTRVHMQDGTIYKMKKEDGSSRTQINKDPVSQLVVTEEGIFYSSYYIKLIRINHDGSGKTKLISERSVAEINVIDDWIYFNYNKSLNKIKTDGSQLTEISSDDAREINVAGDWIYYTDSAEYWKKLYQIHVDGSGKEKLSDDKPAYIHLLDNQLYYYDQYTNTMKVIN; encoded by the coding sequence ATGAAACATACACTAAAGACCGGACTACTTGTGAACATGATCATGCTGATCATGTTCGGCGTTGCCATGACACGAGGGAGTGCCCAGGGCAAGGATATCCAGGTTAAGATCAATCGTTTTAGTGAATGGGGGGAAATTGTCCAGAACAGCATCGAGTTTGAGCATCAAGAAAAACCCAGGCTGGAGCAGGGAAGGGTACTCATTCCTCTAAGGAAAATTTCTGAGTTCTTAGGATTTACCGTGTCCTATGATCACAAATCAAAGAAAATTGATTTGGCTGACCACGCCGGAAAAAAGATAGCCTTAACGATATCCGATAAAACCGCGATGGTCAACAATAAACCAGTGAAGATGGATGTGCCTGCCAAGGTAGTTAGCCAGCTTACCTTTGTTCCCCTCCGGTTTGTCAGTGAGAATTTTGATCAGTCGGTAAAGTGGGATCCATCAACCCGTACAGTACTCATCGATAATTTCACGATTTCTACACCGGAGTATCTATTCAATCAAAAAACCCTGGAATTGAGAAAACGGGATCTATCGGGTCAGGGAAAGCATGCGCTGCTGGGTAAGATTGAAATGAGAGTGGACTGGGTCAGTATGGATGTGACGAAAACCAAGCACGGCAATGATCTTATTGTCATCAATAATAATACCGGGGCGCCGCATATATTCTACAATATCTATACGATTTATGTTTCAGAAAAAGAAATCATCGATCAAAGTGAAGTACATACGCTTTTTTCGGGCCAGCCGGTTATCAGTGCCGATGGGGAAAAGGTTGTGATCGGAGACGGGAAAACAGCCCGAGTATATGATGATCAAACGAAAATGCAGCTCCATGAGTATGACCTGCTCCGCATCTTTCAAGGGGATAAAGATCCCAGTCCAATGGACTCTTGGGAAAAATCATATGTGGTAGTAGGTTTTGGGGACAATTATATTTTGGTCAGAGATACATTTAAAATGCTCACCCAAATGGTTTATTTAGATACCTTGGAAATTGTGGATATCTATCAGGCGCTACTCTCAAATGAGGAGCAGGAAAAAGCGCTGCAGAATGGACGTCCCTTTGGTAGCGGCGATCGGTTAACATTCCTGGAAGAAAAGGATGGCAAGTTAATATTTAATAAATACTATGAGGATGGACCGTATATTAAACAGAAGCCGGTGGAATTTATTCTCGGTGCCCGTGTGCCGGTGAAATCTGCGGAATCAGTACGAGGGAACACTACAGGTAATCTCAATAATAACGGTCTCTATGCCCAAGGCGGCGACTGGATTTATTATAGTAATCTGGCAGATGAGGGAAAGCTTTACAAAATGAAAGCTGACGGGAGCGTAGCGACTAAAATTACTGATGATACTGCCTGGTATATTAACGTAGTTGGGGATGAAATATTTTACAGCGGCAAAGATTGGAATTTAACAAAAATCAAAACGGACGGCAGCGGCAAAACAATTCTGGATACTCAATCCTATCATATTAATGTGGTTGATGACTGGATTTATTACACCAGAGTTCATATGCAAGACGGGACTATCTATAAAATGAAAAAAGAAGACGGGAGCAGCAGGACCCAAATTAACAAGGATCCAGTAAGCCAGCTGGTTGTGACGGAAGAAGGAATTTTCTATTCTAGTTACTACATTAAGTTAATCAGAATCAATCACGATGGCAGCGGCAAAACAAAATTGATCAGCGAGAGAAGTGTGGCAGAAATCAATGTCATTGACGACTGGATCTATTTTAATTACAACAAATCTCTAAATAAGATCAAAACCGACGGTAGCCAATTGACGGAAATCAGCAGTGATGATGCCCGGGAGATCAATGTTGCCGGGGATTGGATTTATTATACTGATAGCGCTGAATACTGGAAAAAGCTATATCAGATCCATGTGGACGGGTCCGGGAAAGAGAAATTAAGCGATGATAAGCCCGCGTATATTCATTTGCTAGATA